In Aerosakkonema funiforme FACHB-1375, the genomic stretch GTCGCTGTCGGTGTAAAATGACTGGAAGGGTTTGTCGGTACGGGCGCGGACATACTCGAAGGTGGTTTCGTCTGGGGCAACTGTACCATTTTTGCCGCCTGCTTCGATCGCCATATTGCACAGCGTCATCCTGTCTTCCATCGACATCGCTGCGACGGTATTGCCACTAAATTCCAATGTGCGATAGTTAGCACCAGAGACGGTAATATCGCCAATTATTTGCAAAATTAGGTCTTTGGCGAGCAAATAATCCGGCATTTCGCCATCGAAGACAAATTGCATGGTAGCTGGTACTTTAATCAGCAGTTTACCTGTTCCCATGATGAAGGCGGCGTCGGTGTTGCCGATCCCTGTGGCAAACTGACCGAAAGCACCCGCGTTGCAGGTGTGGGAGTCTGTGCCGAATAGCACTTCGCCCGGTCGGGTGTGACCTTCTTGCGCGAGGGCGATGTGGCAGACGCCTTTGTAATCTGGGTTGGCTTTGAAGTTGGAGCGATCGGTAATATCGTAGAAATATTTGATACCCTGTTCTTTGGCAAATTCACGCAGGATATCCACGTTGCGGTTGGCGCGTTCGTCGGCGGTGAAGATGTAGTGGTCGGGAATGAGGACAATTTTTTCCTTGTCCCAGACTTTGGCGTCCGCACCGAATTCGCGTTTGAAGACGCCGATCGTTCCGGGG encodes the following:
- a CDS encoding 3-isopropylmalate dehydratase large subunit — encoded protein: MGMTLTEKILARAAQRSVVEPGENIWVDVDVLMTHDVCGPGTIGVFKREFGADAKVWDKEKIVLIPDHYIFTADERANRNVDILREFAKEQGIKYFYDITDRSNFKANPDYKGVCHIALAQEGHTRPGEVLFGTDSHTCNAGAFGQFATGIGNTDAAFIMGTGKLLIKVPATMQFVFDGEMPDYLLAKDLILQIIGDITVSGANYRTLEFSGNTVAAMSMEDRMTLCNMAIEAGGKNGTVAPDETTFEYVRARTDKPFQSFYTDSDAKFYSQHRYDVSKLEPVVAKPHSPDNRALARECRDVKIDRVYIGSCTGGKTSDFVSAARIIKGHKVKVPTYIVPATQKVYEDLFTLKHEGQTLSEIFLEAGCIEPAAPSCAACLGGPKDTFGRMNEPEVCVSTTNRNFPGRMGNKQAQIYLASPYTAGASALTGYVTDPREFI